The following proteins come from a genomic window of Leguminivora glycinivorella isolate SPB_JAAS2020 chromosome 6, LegGlyc_1.1, whole genome shotgun sequence:
- the LOC125227049 gene encoding chymotrypsin-1-like: MAVRLLFMICGLKFVIGKQEGFIVGGEFVNSVNNFPHVAALVMSEEDSEETLCGSSILNQKILLTAAHCLITAVNITAHAGTLDKYKGNIHRVDRVKVHKQYDDFTVANDIGLVRLKKPLSLGKTMKKVILMKKPPKVKMAEVAGWGLTNIQTGVFPRLLKYTTQKLWTHKQCKKVMKFPEVPDFRLPNGKFCGGEMNARGNYPSFGDSGSGLMVSKNIIIGIVSCSAPTISQSLMMYTDVPYYYKWIKVESRRLACS, encoded by the exons ATGGCAGTAAGACTGTTATTTATGATTTGCGGGTTGAAATTTGTAATCGGGAAACAAGAAGGTTTTATAGTCGGTGGTGAATTTGTTAATTCTGTTAACAATTTCCCTCATGTTGCTGCTTTAGTGATGTCTGAAGAAGATTCAGAAGAAACCCTTTGTGGGTCATCGATACTGAACCAAAAGATTTTGTTAACTGCTGCCCACTGTCTTATAACCGCAGTGAACATTACAGCACATGCGGGAACGTTAGATAAGTACAAGGGAAATATACATCGCGTAGACCGCGTGAAGGTGCACAAACAGTATGATGACTTTACTGTAGCTAATGATATAGGCTTAGTTAGACTGAAGAAACCTTTGTCACTCGGAAAGACCATGAAGAAAGTGATATTAATGAAGAAACCGCCAAAAGTAAAAATGGCTGAAGTGGCTGGTTGGGGCTTAACAAAC ATACAGACAGGGGTATTTCCAAGACTACTTAAGTACACAACACAAAAGTTGTGGACCCATAAACAGTGCAAAAAAGTTATGAAATTCCCCGAGGTTCCCGACTTCCGGTTACCCAATGGAAAGTTTTGCGGTGGTGAGATGAATGCCCGAGGAAATTACCCTTCCTT TGGTGATTCCGGCAGTGGTCTCATGGttagcaaaaatataattatCGGGATAGTATCCTGCTCTGCCCCCACAATATCGCAATCCTTGATGATGTACACGGACGTACCATACTACTACAAGTGGATTAAGGTCGAATCGAGAAGATTAGCATGCTCTTag